One genomic region from Pempheris klunzingeri isolate RE-2024b chromosome 4, fPemKlu1.hap1, whole genome shotgun sequence encodes:
- the baz1b gene encoding tyrosine-protein kinase BAZ1B isoform X1 — protein sequence MAPLLGRKPYPLAKPLAEPPGPGEEVYIIEHTKEAFRNKEEYEARLQRYDERIWTCKSTGSSQLTHKEAWEEEQEVTELLQEEYPQWFEKPVLEMVHHNTVSLDKLVEMAWVEILTKYAVDEECDFLVGKDKSLQVKIVKIHPLENPEGETGEKKLEGACDSPSSDKENASQENQRKEPPPREEESRRESLSDRARRSPRKLPTAMKEEKKRWVMPKFLPHKYDVKLINEDKIISDVPADSLYRTERPPTKEIMRYFIRHYALRLGMGESAPWVVEDELVKKFNLPSKFSDFLLDPHKFLAENPSAKRKSLTSPEGKPSKKIKTSDTPGEDSGNEKGEKKRKKKDSLGMPLSPTIWGHMQKIKMNGSPLKVKNSGTPKKGEGKGSAPSTPKSGKKSGDKKEGKKTGKSGEKKLNVLKASKKDGKGGAKTPKMKQMTLLHLAKSTPAGSPKKRARSTGMGTPKLGKPLHPMALHLLRYYKENKDKEDKKYSLSSLISKAAKTLSSDDRGRLPEELKELVQKRWELLEQKRRWAAMSEEEKQEEMKKKREELKEKLREKAKERREKEMLVRREQSRRYEDQEIESDKVLPTFKLVDMPEGLPNTLFGDVAMVVDFLHCYAGLLMPDDQYPITAVALMEALAGERSGFLYLNRVLVVLLQTLLQDELAEGYSELDMPLSEIPLTMHSASELARLCLRPCDAHGEESGQGSEDSGPLMGFDDVVTSEFLDKLETVEVFELSPEEKVHLLVALCHRILMTYSVEDHVDAKQQRSAELWKERLAMLKEVNDRKKAERKMRKEMEGKGEKKKEASAKKENKKEVKVEPEPEPEDMISSVKSRRLMAMQAKKEKEEMDRQNKERMEKEAEEERIRKQRAAAERAFQDGITKARLVMRRTPLGTDRNHNRYWLFSDVVPGLYIEKGWVHESIDYSFTPPPEDKPAEPEVEEEEDGGSAATQDSQGAEKDDGSIDGAISEGAQQGAAVDICIETTVPKQGQNLWFICENPAELEELMESLHSQGVRESELKAKIKSRYQDILHSIHLTRKGKLGLRTCDGYTELLKYLRSDIQEVASRLQKGGLGYLDDNIDIEDQLKAIESLKDFGECIITIQACVIKKFLQGFMAPKQKKKKKQGGEESSKAEEVDEEKRLAEEARVATAVEKWKTAIREAQTFSRMHVLLGMLDACIKWDMSAENARCKVCRRKGDDEKLILCDECNKAFHLFCLRPALYRIPAGEWLCPACQPTVARRGSRSRNYNQDTDEEEDEEESEEDDSEEDEEDGEENDYRAMGHSLRPRKKNKQSSSRQKSSKSKSKKQPSSSSQSSKQKTGPNSPADIDELVRQSSQSGVSRQALELERCEEILKKVMKFRYSWPFREPVSVEEAEDYLDIISQPMDFQTMLGKFSQSSYRHAQDFLEDMKLVFSNAEEYNQQGSTVLSCMVKTEQTFTELLQKLLPGLSYLRRRSRKRVSQAPATSEEEDEEEEEEEEQEEGDEEEEEEEEEEEPKKKMQNGKSTRKKARSGRGRRDEESESEEEDEEEEDEEDDGRRRSKRTSATSGKKDYREQDSDGERDTRRTRQRGGRGDAGGASSDEERSSQQRHSKRQKRS from the exons ATGGCACCGCTTTTAGGCCGGAAACCTTACCCACTGGCTAAGCCGCTAGCCGAGCCACCAGGCCCGGGAGAGGAGGTCTACATCATCGAGCACACCAAGGAGGCCTTCAGGAACAAAGA AGAGTATGAGGCCCGCTTACAGAGGTATGATGAGCGCATCTGGACATGCAAGAGCACTGGAAGCAGccagctcacacacaaagaagcaTGGGAGGAGGAACAAGAAGTCACCGAGCT aCTTCAGGAGGAGTATCCCCAGTGGTTTGAGAAGCCCGTCCTGGAGATGGTCCACCACAACACAGTGTCTTTAGACAAACTGGTTGAAATGGCCTGGGTGGAAATCCTCACCAAGTATGCGGTGGATGAAGAGTGTGATTTCCTG GTGGGGAAGGACAAAAGTTTGCAAGTGAAGATAGTGAAGATCCACCCCCTAGAAAACCCAGAGGGCGAGACGGGGGAGAAGAAGCTTGAAGGTGCATGTGATTCTCCATCCAGCGACAAGGAGAATGCAAGTCAGGAGAACCAGAGGAAGGAACCTCCTCCCCGagaagaggagagcaggagggagagccTCA GTGACAGAGCACGACGTTCTCCAAGGAAGCTCCCCACCGCTAtgaaggaagagaagaagagatgggTGATGCCCAAATTCCTTCCTCACAAGTATGACGTGAAGCTCATTAACGAGGATAAG ATAATCAGTGATGTCCCAGCAGACAGTCTTTACAGAACGGAGCGACCTCCAACCAAGGAGATCATGCGTTACTTCATCAGGCACTATGCTCTGAGGCTGGGCATGGGAGAGAGTGCTCCCTGGGTGGTTGAAGATGAACTGGTGAAAAAGTTTAACCTGCCCAGCAAATTCAGTGACTTTCTCCTTGATCCGCACAAG TTTTTAGCAGAGAATCCTTCTGCAAAGCGTAAAAGCTTGACATCTCCAGAGGGTAAGCCAAGCAAAAAGATCAAGACCTCAGACACACCAGGAGAGGATTCAGGAAATgagaagggagagaagaaaaggaagaagaaggacTCTTTAGGAATGCCTCTTAGTCCCACCATTTGGGGCCACATGCAG aaaataaaaatgaatggcTCCCCCCTCAAGGTAAAGAACTCAGGGACTCCAAAGAAAGGAGAAGGCAAAGGCTCTGCTCCCTCTACTCCGAAATCAGGCAAAAAGTCTGGGgacaaaaaagaaggaaagaaaactgGAAAGAGTGGTGAAAAGAAGCTTAATGTCCTCAAAGCGTCTAAAAAGGACGGTAAAGGTGGTGCTAAGACACCAAAGATGAAACAGATGACTCTGCTGCATCTGGCTAAGAGCACCCCAGCTGGGAGCCCTAAGAAGAGAGCCCGTAGTACTGGTATGGGTACACCTAAGCTGGGGAAGCCACTGCATCCTATGGCTCTCCACCTCCTGCGTTACTATAAGGAGAACAAGGACAAAGAGGACAAAAAGtactccctttcctctctcatctccaaAGCTGCAAAGACGTTGTCCTCGGATGATCGGGGCCGGCTGCCAGAGGAGCTCAAGGAGCTGGTGCAGAAACGTTGGGAGCTTCTGGAGCAGAAGAGGCGTTGGGCTGCCATGAGCGAAGAGGAAAAGCaggaagagatgaagaaaaagcGCGAGGAACTCAAAGAGAAACTGCGGGAAAAGGCCAAGGAGAGACGTGAGAAGGAGATGCTGGTCCGCCGCGAACAGTCACGCAGATACGAGGACCAGGAGATTGAAAGTGACAAGGTCCTGCCGACGTTTAAGCTTGTAGACATGCCCGAAGGGTTGCCCAACACCCTGTTTGGTGACGTGGCCATGGTCGTGGACTTTCTTCACTGCTATGCAGGGCTGCTGATGCCGGATGACCAGTATCCCATCACGGCAGTGGCTCTGATGGAAGCGCTGGCTGGTGAACGGTCTGGCTTCCTCTACTTGAACCGCGTGCTGGTGGTGCTTCTTCAGACGCTGCTGCAAGATGAGCTGGCAGAAGGCTACAGCGAGCTCGATATGCCCTTATCTGAGATCCCCCTTACCATGCACTCCGCGTCAGAGCTGGCACGGTTGTGCCTGCGACCGTGTGACGCTCATGGCGAGGAGAGTGGCCAGGGCTCAGAGGACTCTGGGCCACTGATGGGCTTCGACGATGTGGTGACCAGTGAGTTCTTGGACAAGCTTGAGACGGTCGAGGTGTTCGAGCTAAGCCCTGAGGAGAAGGTCCACCTGCTGGTTGCCCTGTGTCACCGCATACTGATGACGTACTCGGTTGAAGACCATGTTGATGCAAAGCAGCAACGGTCAGCTGAGCTGTGGAAGGAGCGTCTGGCAATGCTGAAAGAGGTCAATGACCGCAAGAAGGCTGAGAGGAAGATGCGaaaggagatggagggaaaag gtgagaaaaagaaagaggcgAGTGcgaagaaggaaaacaaaaaagaagtgAAGGTGGAGCCAGAGCCGGAGCCAGAGGACATGATCAGCTCGGTGAAGAGCCGGCGGCTGATGGCCATGCAGGccaagaaggagaaggaggagatggacagacagaacaAAG AGCGCATGGAGAAGGAGGCTGAAGAGGAGCGCATCCGTAAACAGAGGGCTGCTGCTGAGCGGGCCTTTCAGGATGGAATAACCAAAGCCAGACTCGTCATGCGCAGGACCCCACTGGGTACTGACAGGAATCATAACCG ATACTGGCTTTTCTCTGACGTAGTTCCTGGTCTGTACATTGAGAAAGGCTGGGTGCACGAGAGCATCGACTACAGCTTCACCCCTCCTCCGGAGGACAAGCCAGCTGAGCCGGAggtagaagaggaagaggatggagggTCCGCCGCTACTCAGGATTCACAAG GAGCTGAAAAGGATGATGGCAGCATAGATGGTGCTATTAGTGAGGGAGCCCAGCAGGGAGCAGCAGTAGACATCTGTATAGAAACTACTGTTCCCAAGCAGGGACAGAACCTCTG GTTCATCTGTGAAAACCCAGCTGAGCTGGAGGAACTCATGGAAAGTCTTCATTCTCAGGGGGTTCGAGAGAGTGAATTGAAGGCAAAGATAAAAAGCAG ATACCAGGACATCCTTCACTCCATCCATCTGACCCGTAAGGGCAAACTGGGCCTCAGGACGTGTGATGGCTACACAGAGCTGCTCAAATACCTGCGCAGTGACATCCAGGAGGTGGCCTCACGACTCCAGAAGGGAGGCCTGGGATACCTGGACGACAACATAGACATCGAAGATCAG CTGAAAGCCATCGAGAGCTTAAAAGACTTTGGCGAGTGCATCATCACCATTCAGGCCTGTGTCATCAAGAAGTTCCTGCAGGGGTTCATGGCCCCcaagcagaaaaagaagaaaaagcagggaggggaagagagcaGCAAAGCCGAAGAGGTGGACGAGGAGAAGAGACTGGCAGAAGAGGCCAGG GTAGCGACAGCGGTAGAGAAGTGGAAGACCGCTATCCGAGAGGCCCAGACCTTTTCCCGAATGCATGTCCTTCTGGGAATGCTGGATGCCTGCATAAAGTGGGACATGTCTGCTGAGAACGCTCGCTGCAAAGTCTGTCGCAGGAAAG GTGATGATGAGAAACTCATCCTTTGTGATGAGTGCAACAAGGCGTTCCACCTGTTCTGTCTGCGACCGGCTCTGTACCGCATCCCTGCCGGAGAGTGGCTGTGCCCGGCCTGCCAGCCCACTGTGGCCAGACGTGGCTCCCGCTCAAG GAACTATAACCAAGAcacagatgaagaagaggatgaggaggagtcTGAAGAGGATGACTctgaggaagacgaggaggatgGGGAAGAGAATGACTACAGAGCCATGGGGCACAGCT TGAGGccaaggaagaaaaataaacagtctTCATCTCGGCAGAAAAGTTCAAAAAGTAAATCCAAGAAGCAGCCGTCTTCAAGTagtcagagcagcaaacagaagACCGGCCCCAACAGCCCTGCAGACATCGACGAACTG GTGCGGCAGAGTTCCCAGTCAGGAGTGAGCAGGCAGGcgctggagctggagaggtgTGAGGAGATCCTCAAGAAAGTGATGAAATTCCGCTACAGCTGGCCTTTCAG GGAGCCTgtgtctgtggaggaggcagaggactACCTTGACATCATCTCCCAGCCCATGGATTTCCAGACAATGCTGGGAAAGTTCAGCCAGAGCTCGTACCGTCACGCCCAGGACTTCCTGGAAGACATGAAACTGGTCTTCTCCAACGCAGAGGAGTACAACCAGCAGGGCAGCACCGTGCTCTCCTGCATGGTCAAGACGGAGCAGACGTTCACCGAGCTGCTCCAAAAGCTGCTGCCTGGCCTCAGCTACCTCCGCCGGCGTTCACGCAAGCGCGTCAGCCAAGCCCCTGCGACATCTGAGGAAGAggacgaagaagaagaggaggaggaggaacaggaggagggggatgaagaagaggaggaggaagaagaagaagaagaaccgaAAAAGAAGATGCAGAATGGCAAGTCGACCAGGAAGAAAGCGAGAAGTGGTCGGGGACGGAGGGATGAGGAGAGcgagagtgaggaggaggatgaggaggaagaggacgaggaggatgaCGGCAGGAGGAGAAGTAAGCGGACCTCTGCCACCTCAGGCAAGAAAGATTACAGGGAGCAGGACAGCGATGGCGAGCGGGACACGCGGAGAACTCGTCAACGGGGGGGCCGGGGTGACGCAGGGGGTGCGAGCAGCGACGAGGAACGGTCCAGCCAGCAGCGACATTCCAAGAGACAGAAACGCTCATGA
- the bcl7bb gene encoding B-cell CLL/lymphoma 7 protein family member B-B: MNHNSIKMSGRSGRAETRSRAKDDIKKVLAAIEKVRKWEKKWVTVGDTSLRIFKWVPVTETKQIYRTKSTGGDVRGLKDVVLENTNSLLDFTDENSNQSFLSDVYQPKMDNSSSTSSSQQVSPPHTSSLRTEDSQPPMLGQESVDEPVHSGQEGADEPPTLIKEDLLSSGAVRRSTPDTQEELDESGAPPLKKICTGENAVLR; this comes from the exons ATGAATCATAACAGCATCAAGATGTCGGGACGATCAGGCCGTGCTGAGACTCGAAGTCGGGCTAAAGATGACATTAAAAAGGTCCTGGCGGCCATCGAGAAAGTGCGCAAATG GGAGAAGAAATGGGTGACAGTTGGAGACACATCCTTACGCATATTCAAGTGGGTGccagtgacagaaacaaagcag ATATATCGCACCAAATCCACAGGTGGAGATGTTAGAGGACTGAAGGACGTGGTCCTCGAAAATACTAACTCACTGCTGGATTTCACTG ATGAAAACAGCAACCAGAGCTTTCTGTCGGACGTTTACCAGCCTAAAATggataacagcagcagcacttccaGCTCGCAGCAAGTCAGCCCCCCACATACCTCCAGCCTCCGAACTGAAGACTCTCAGCCGCCAATGCTGGGCCAGGAGAGCGTGGATG AGCCAGTCCATTCGGGACAGGAGGGGGCTGATGAGCCTCCCACTCTCATCAAGGAGGACCTTCTTTCATCAGGAGCTGTCAGACGGAGCACCccagacacacag gAGGAATTGGATGAATCGGGAGCACCCCCTTTAAAGAAGATTTGTACAGGAGAAAATGCTGTTCTGAGATAG
- the baz1b gene encoding tyrosine-protein kinase BAZ1B isoform X2 codes for MAPLLGRKPYPLAKPLAEPPGPGEEVYIIEHTKEAFRNKEEYEARLQRYDERIWTCKSTGSSQLTHKEAWEEEQEVTELLQEEYPQWFEKPVLEMVHHNTVSLDKLVEMAWVEILTKYAVDEECDFLVGKDKSLQVKIVKIHPLENPEGETGEKKLEGACDSPSSDKENASQENQRKEPPPREEESRRESLSDRARRSPRKLPTAMKEEKKRWVMPKFLPHKYDVKLINEDKIISDVPADSLYRTERPPTKEIMRYFIRHYALRLGMGESAPWVVEDELVKKFNLPSKFSDFLLDPHKFLAENPSAKRKSLTSPEGKPSKKIKTSDTPGEDSGNEKGEKKRKKKDSLGMPLSPTIWGHMQKIKMNGSPLKVKNSGTPKKGEGKGSAPSTPKSGKKSGDKKEGKKTGKSGEKKLNVLKASKKDGKGGAKTPKMKQMTLLHLAKSTPAGSPKKRARSTGMGTPKLGKPLHPMALHLLRYYKENKDKEDKKYSLSSLISKAAKTLSSDDRGRLPEELKELVQKRWELLEQKRRWAAMSEEEKQEEMKKKREELKEKLREKAKERREKEMLVRREQSRRYEDQEIESDKVLPTFKLVDMPEGLPNTLFGDVAMVVDFLHCYAGLLMPDDQYPITAVALMEALAGERSGFLYLNRVLVVLLQTLLQDELAEGYSELDMPLSEIPLTMHSASELARLCLRPCDAHGEESGQGSEDSGPLMGFDDVVTSEFLDKLETVEVFELSPEEKVHLLVALCHRILMTYSVEDHVDAKQQRSAELWKERLAMLKEVNDRKKAERKMRKEMEGKGEKKKEASAKKENKKEVKVEPEPEPEDMISSVKSRRLMAMQAKKEKEEMDRQNKERMEKEAEEERIRKQRAAAERAFQDGITKARLVMRRTPLGTDRNHNRYWLFSDVVPGLYIEKGWVHESIDYSFTPPPEDKPAEPEVEEEEDGGSAATQDSQAEKDDGSIDGAISEGAQQGAAVDICIETTVPKQGQNLWFICENPAELEELMESLHSQGVRESELKAKIKSRYQDILHSIHLTRKGKLGLRTCDGYTELLKYLRSDIQEVASRLQKGGLGYLDDNIDIEDQLKAIESLKDFGECIITIQACVIKKFLQGFMAPKQKKKKKQGGEESSKAEEVDEEKRLAEEARVATAVEKWKTAIREAQTFSRMHVLLGMLDACIKWDMSAENARCKVCRRKGDDEKLILCDECNKAFHLFCLRPALYRIPAGEWLCPACQPTVARRGSRSRNYNQDTDEEEDEEESEEDDSEEDEEDGEENDYRAMGHSLRPRKKNKQSSSRQKSSKSKSKKQPSSSSQSSKQKTGPNSPADIDELVRQSSQSGVSRQALELERCEEILKKVMKFRYSWPFREPVSVEEAEDYLDIISQPMDFQTMLGKFSQSSYRHAQDFLEDMKLVFSNAEEYNQQGSTVLSCMVKTEQTFTELLQKLLPGLSYLRRRSRKRVSQAPATSEEEDEEEEEEEEQEEGDEEEEEEEEEEEPKKKMQNGKSTRKKARSGRGRRDEESESEEEDEEEEDEEDDGRRRSKRTSATSGKKDYREQDSDGERDTRRTRQRGGRGDAGGASSDEERSSQQRHSKRQKRS; via the exons ATGGCACCGCTTTTAGGCCGGAAACCTTACCCACTGGCTAAGCCGCTAGCCGAGCCACCAGGCCCGGGAGAGGAGGTCTACATCATCGAGCACACCAAGGAGGCCTTCAGGAACAAAGA AGAGTATGAGGCCCGCTTACAGAGGTATGATGAGCGCATCTGGACATGCAAGAGCACTGGAAGCAGccagctcacacacaaagaagcaTGGGAGGAGGAACAAGAAGTCACCGAGCT aCTTCAGGAGGAGTATCCCCAGTGGTTTGAGAAGCCCGTCCTGGAGATGGTCCACCACAACACAGTGTCTTTAGACAAACTGGTTGAAATGGCCTGGGTGGAAATCCTCACCAAGTATGCGGTGGATGAAGAGTGTGATTTCCTG GTGGGGAAGGACAAAAGTTTGCAAGTGAAGATAGTGAAGATCCACCCCCTAGAAAACCCAGAGGGCGAGACGGGGGAGAAGAAGCTTGAAGGTGCATGTGATTCTCCATCCAGCGACAAGGAGAATGCAAGTCAGGAGAACCAGAGGAAGGAACCTCCTCCCCGagaagaggagagcaggagggagagccTCA GTGACAGAGCACGACGTTCTCCAAGGAAGCTCCCCACCGCTAtgaaggaagagaagaagagatgggTGATGCCCAAATTCCTTCCTCACAAGTATGACGTGAAGCTCATTAACGAGGATAAG ATAATCAGTGATGTCCCAGCAGACAGTCTTTACAGAACGGAGCGACCTCCAACCAAGGAGATCATGCGTTACTTCATCAGGCACTATGCTCTGAGGCTGGGCATGGGAGAGAGTGCTCCCTGGGTGGTTGAAGATGAACTGGTGAAAAAGTTTAACCTGCCCAGCAAATTCAGTGACTTTCTCCTTGATCCGCACAAG TTTTTAGCAGAGAATCCTTCTGCAAAGCGTAAAAGCTTGACATCTCCAGAGGGTAAGCCAAGCAAAAAGATCAAGACCTCAGACACACCAGGAGAGGATTCAGGAAATgagaagggagagaagaaaaggaagaagaaggacTCTTTAGGAATGCCTCTTAGTCCCACCATTTGGGGCCACATGCAG aaaataaaaatgaatggcTCCCCCCTCAAGGTAAAGAACTCAGGGACTCCAAAGAAAGGAGAAGGCAAAGGCTCTGCTCCCTCTACTCCGAAATCAGGCAAAAAGTCTGGGgacaaaaaagaaggaaagaaaactgGAAAGAGTGGTGAAAAGAAGCTTAATGTCCTCAAAGCGTCTAAAAAGGACGGTAAAGGTGGTGCTAAGACACCAAAGATGAAACAGATGACTCTGCTGCATCTGGCTAAGAGCACCCCAGCTGGGAGCCCTAAGAAGAGAGCCCGTAGTACTGGTATGGGTACACCTAAGCTGGGGAAGCCACTGCATCCTATGGCTCTCCACCTCCTGCGTTACTATAAGGAGAACAAGGACAAAGAGGACAAAAAGtactccctttcctctctcatctccaaAGCTGCAAAGACGTTGTCCTCGGATGATCGGGGCCGGCTGCCAGAGGAGCTCAAGGAGCTGGTGCAGAAACGTTGGGAGCTTCTGGAGCAGAAGAGGCGTTGGGCTGCCATGAGCGAAGAGGAAAAGCaggaagagatgaagaaaaagcGCGAGGAACTCAAAGAGAAACTGCGGGAAAAGGCCAAGGAGAGACGTGAGAAGGAGATGCTGGTCCGCCGCGAACAGTCACGCAGATACGAGGACCAGGAGATTGAAAGTGACAAGGTCCTGCCGACGTTTAAGCTTGTAGACATGCCCGAAGGGTTGCCCAACACCCTGTTTGGTGACGTGGCCATGGTCGTGGACTTTCTTCACTGCTATGCAGGGCTGCTGATGCCGGATGACCAGTATCCCATCACGGCAGTGGCTCTGATGGAAGCGCTGGCTGGTGAACGGTCTGGCTTCCTCTACTTGAACCGCGTGCTGGTGGTGCTTCTTCAGACGCTGCTGCAAGATGAGCTGGCAGAAGGCTACAGCGAGCTCGATATGCCCTTATCTGAGATCCCCCTTACCATGCACTCCGCGTCAGAGCTGGCACGGTTGTGCCTGCGACCGTGTGACGCTCATGGCGAGGAGAGTGGCCAGGGCTCAGAGGACTCTGGGCCACTGATGGGCTTCGACGATGTGGTGACCAGTGAGTTCTTGGACAAGCTTGAGACGGTCGAGGTGTTCGAGCTAAGCCCTGAGGAGAAGGTCCACCTGCTGGTTGCCCTGTGTCACCGCATACTGATGACGTACTCGGTTGAAGACCATGTTGATGCAAAGCAGCAACGGTCAGCTGAGCTGTGGAAGGAGCGTCTGGCAATGCTGAAAGAGGTCAATGACCGCAAGAAGGCTGAGAGGAAGATGCGaaaggagatggagggaaaag gtgagaaaaagaaagaggcgAGTGcgaagaaggaaaacaaaaaagaagtgAAGGTGGAGCCAGAGCCGGAGCCAGAGGACATGATCAGCTCGGTGAAGAGCCGGCGGCTGATGGCCATGCAGGccaagaaggagaaggaggagatggacagacagaacaAAG AGCGCATGGAGAAGGAGGCTGAAGAGGAGCGCATCCGTAAACAGAGGGCTGCTGCTGAGCGGGCCTTTCAGGATGGAATAACCAAAGCCAGACTCGTCATGCGCAGGACCCCACTGGGTACTGACAGGAATCATAACCG ATACTGGCTTTTCTCTGACGTAGTTCCTGGTCTGTACATTGAGAAAGGCTGGGTGCACGAGAGCATCGACTACAGCTTCACCCCTCCTCCGGAGGACAAGCCAGCTGAGCCGGAggtagaagaggaagaggatggagggTCCGCCGCTACTCAGGATTCACAAG CTGAAAAGGATGATGGCAGCATAGATGGTGCTATTAGTGAGGGAGCCCAGCAGGGAGCAGCAGTAGACATCTGTATAGAAACTACTGTTCCCAAGCAGGGACAGAACCTCTG GTTCATCTGTGAAAACCCAGCTGAGCTGGAGGAACTCATGGAAAGTCTTCATTCTCAGGGGGTTCGAGAGAGTGAATTGAAGGCAAAGATAAAAAGCAG ATACCAGGACATCCTTCACTCCATCCATCTGACCCGTAAGGGCAAACTGGGCCTCAGGACGTGTGATGGCTACACAGAGCTGCTCAAATACCTGCGCAGTGACATCCAGGAGGTGGCCTCACGACTCCAGAAGGGAGGCCTGGGATACCTGGACGACAACATAGACATCGAAGATCAG CTGAAAGCCATCGAGAGCTTAAAAGACTTTGGCGAGTGCATCATCACCATTCAGGCCTGTGTCATCAAGAAGTTCCTGCAGGGGTTCATGGCCCCcaagcagaaaaagaagaaaaagcagggaggggaagagagcaGCAAAGCCGAAGAGGTGGACGAGGAGAAGAGACTGGCAGAAGAGGCCAGG GTAGCGACAGCGGTAGAGAAGTGGAAGACCGCTATCCGAGAGGCCCAGACCTTTTCCCGAATGCATGTCCTTCTGGGAATGCTGGATGCCTGCATAAAGTGGGACATGTCTGCTGAGAACGCTCGCTGCAAAGTCTGTCGCAGGAAAG GTGATGATGAGAAACTCATCCTTTGTGATGAGTGCAACAAGGCGTTCCACCTGTTCTGTCTGCGACCGGCTCTGTACCGCATCCCTGCCGGAGAGTGGCTGTGCCCGGCCTGCCAGCCCACTGTGGCCAGACGTGGCTCCCGCTCAAG GAACTATAACCAAGAcacagatgaagaagaggatgaggaggagtcTGAAGAGGATGACTctgaggaagacgaggaggatgGGGAAGAGAATGACTACAGAGCCATGGGGCACAGCT TGAGGccaaggaagaaaaataaacagtctTCATCTCGGCAGAAAAGTTCAAAAAGTAAATCCAAGAAGCAGCCGTCTTCAAGTagtcagagcagcaaacagaagACCGGCCCCAACAGCCCTGCAGACATCGACGAACTG GTGCGGCAGAGTTCCCAGTCAGGAGTGAGCAGGCAGGcgctggagctggagaggtgTGAGGAGATCCTCAAGAAAGTGATGAAATTCCGCTACAGCTGGCCTTTCAG GGAGCCTgtgtctgtggaggaggcagaggactACCTTGACATCATCTCCCAGCCCATGGATTTCCAGACAATGCTGGGAAAGTTCAGCCAGAGCTCGTACCGTCACGCCCAGGACTTCCTGGAAGACATGAAACTGGTCTTCTCCAACGCAGAGGAGTACAACCAGCAGGGCAGCACCGTGCTCTCCTGCATGGTCAAGACGGAGCAGACGTTCACCGAGCTGCTCCAAAAGCTGCTGCCTGGCCTCAGCTACCTCCGCCGGCGTTCACGCAAGCGCGTCAGCCAAGCCCCTGCGACATCTGAGGAAGAggacgaagaagaagaggaggaggaggaacaggaggagggggatgaagaagaggaggaggaagaagaagaagaagaaccgaAAAAGAAGATGCAGAATGGCAAGTCGACCAGGAAGAAAGCGAGAAGTGGTCGGGGACGGAGGGATGAGGAGAGcgagagtgaggaggaggatgaggaggaagaggacgaggaggatgaCGGCAGGAGGAGAAGTAAGCGGACCTCTGCCACCTCAGGCAAGAAAGATTACAGGGAGCAGGACAGCGATGGCGAGCGGGACACGCGGAGAACTCGTCAACGGGGGGGCCGGGGTGACGCAGGGGGTGCGAGCAGCGACGAGGAACGGTCCAGCCAGCAGCGACATTCCAAGAGACAGAAACGCTCATGA